ATGGCCTCGCCTGCCTCATACACCAGCAAGGGAATATTGGCTCCAATGGCCATCTTTCGCAGCGATCCTTCGCGAAGACGCGACTTCAAAATAAAAGGTGGTGCAAAGACTTTGGCCAGTTCGAGGCTGGGCGGATGATCATGGGTATATCGAATCTGGGGGTAGTTGCTACGGCTGGCACCTCCGGTATGAAAGTCAATTCCATACTCAATTGAAGGGAAAATATATTTCATAAAGTGAAATGCGATCCTGCTCGCCAGGGATCCTTCGGCACGGCCGGGAAAGCTTCGATTCACGTCTTTTCCATCGGGTACCTCCCGTGAAAAATTTATGAACCCATGAATATTGAGAATAGGAATGGCGATGACAGTCCCGGCTACAAGCTCCTGCAACTCCTTACGAATGAGTCGCCTGATGATCTCAATGCCGTTGACTTCATCACCATGCATCCCGCCCATGAGCAACAGTACAGGGCCATCTTTCTTTCCCCGAAATACATTTACCTGGATATCAATGCTGGTACGGGTAGGAAGATTAGCAACCGGGAGACTTATCTCCTTATGCTCACCTTTTTTAATATAGACCCCGTGAATTTTCACCTAGCAAAGGTAAAGGATAACCTGCCGGGGGATAAATCGCTATGCCTCGAAAATTGAAGTGGTGTCGAACTGCCTGGATATGATATATTCTTCCACCTGGCTTTCCAGCACATCAAGCGGCATGGGGCCATTTCTGGTCAATATTTCATGGAATTCTCTGATGTCGAACTCGTTTCCAAGTTTGACACGAGCGCGCTGCCGCAACTCCATGATCTTCATCATACCGGCTTTTTCCATGGCTGCTTCGCCCGGAACCGACATTATTCTTATCACATCCTGCTCCACTGCCGGGACCGGAATTCCGGTTGTTTTGGCCAGATACTTTATGGCCTCCGACTTCGTCCAGCCCTTCGAATGAATTCCTGCATCCGTCACCATCAGAGCAGTGTAATACAACTCCATCTGAAGTCGTCCGAGATTGTCAAATGGATTCCGGAAAAAGTTATGTTCATGCGCCAGTTGGGTAGAATACAGCGCATATCCCTGTGTATAGGCAGAAAAAGGAATTACCTTCCGGAAAGTCGGCATTTTTTCAGGTTTGGAATGCTCCGACAGCAGGTAGTGCTTGCCCGGCTTCCCTTCTGCTACGGCAACTGCCCTCCATCCAAAGTAAGCGAATCTTGCTGAAGGATCTACAGACAACGCAGCAGGAGCGGTATCTGTAGCAGGCAGATAGCTATGTAAATGGGAATTAATTCTATTGCCTCTCATCATTCTGATATCAATATCCTCAGCGGGTCTTGAAAAGAATAGATCATAGAAAGCAGTATCCGCCTCACACAATGCTTCTTCTATCTTGCAGCGCAATTGATATTCTCCATTGCTCTGTGTACTCTTGGTGGATTCCTCAATGCTCAAAAGATACATTTGCTGCCCTACATTTTTGAATTCATAGTTCAGGCTATCTAAAATTGTATGCATTTCAGTCAGGATACGATCCACCTCATTTTGTCCTTTTGAGTATACTTCATCAGGAGTATAGTTGGCAGTAGTATTACGGGCCAGGGAATAAGCATAAAATGCTTCTCCGTTCGGAAGCTGAGAAACACCTGCCGCGTCAGAAGCTTCAGTCAATACGCTCTGACAAAATGCAATGAGTTTTTCGTATGCAGGATATACACTACACCGGATTTCCTGCTCTGCTTGCCGACATAGATTGCCGGCCTCTTCAGGGTTCATTCCTGGTAACGCATTGATTTTAACACAAAAGTGCGTGTAGAGAATGTTCTCTTCCGGTGATACAGCGGTAAAGGCCCGCATTTCATCCAGAACTGATTCCAGAAGAAAACGCGGTGGCGTCATACCTTTTGCCTTCCTTAATTGCAGACCTGTCAGCACTTGCTCGAATTTCGCGTCAAACTTTTTGAGGCGCGCGATATAGCGGTCGGCATCTTTTGCTGAATTAAGCTCATGCGCACTTACCATGAATGCCGGCAACTCGCGCTGGACTCCATTAACGGGATTCAGCGGATAACTGTGCAGCAGGAAACGCTCTCCCTTAATATTAGTGGACAGCAGCCATTCCAGAATTTCTCCTGATAGTTTATGCTCGCTACTGATATTCTCCTGATTATAAGCCGCCAGTATTTGCAGGTCCTTCCGGGCCTTTTGCACATGCTCCCGCTGCGAAGCAATGGATTCATCCGTGAGATCATCCTTATAAAAGGAAAGGCCAAATTGATCCAACCAGTTAATCTGGCTGAGAAATTCGGGGTCTGATAGCGCCTGCTCCAAAACTACACGCTCATAAAACAAGTGGATGTTGAAAGGCCGGAACCAAACAAGATTCACCGCCCAGATGCTCCCGGTCGCCATCACTAACAGCACCAGAGACAAAATAAGCGTCCGTACTTTAATAAAATGCAGATTGATCATAACTGTGTAAATTTTCTTCCAAGTGGTAAACTCGATTTTTGAAACTACCTACAGTTGTTAGTCATAAGCATTAATACTTATACAAATGCATACGTATTTCATTTGTTCATAAGTATTTCATGGTATACGCAAAGATTGCTAAATGCCTTTCTCGCGTAAACCAGTTTCAAAATATTTGGGAAAATTCTACACTGTGATTGGGGACTAATCGAAAAAACAAAAGACCTTTCACCGCCAAGCTTAGATGATCAGGTGGCTATTTTTGCCAGGAATAATCGGAAATCAAGCACTGACCTATCACTTCTATATTTTGTTAGATTTAT
This sequence is a window from Bacteroidia bacterium. Protein-coding genes within it:
- a CDS encoding succinylglutamate desuccinylase/aspartoacylase family protein, which codes for MKIHGVYIKKGEHKEISLPVANLPTRTSIDIQVNVFRGKKDGPVLLLMGGMHGDEVNGIEIIRRLIRKELQELVAGTVIAIPILNIHGFINFSREVPDGKDVNRSFPGRAEGSLASRIAFHFMKYIFPSIEYGIDFHTGGASRSNYPQIRYTHDHPPSLELAKVFAPPFILKSRLREGSLRKMAIGANIPLLVYEAGEAMRLDNFAVKEGVAGTVRVLRHLGMTDKKVRAGKSIIIEESRWKRARAAGLFHTEVENGGYVEKNEIVGEISGPFGQFNIVLRSPVAGHIIAVNNKPIIHQGDALLHIGMEKAEPESIKDEDQENIMEKAFRNDKALKEEL
- a CDS encoding DUF885 domain-containing protein, with the translated sequence MINLHFIKVRTLILSLVLLVMATGSIWAVNLVWFRPFNIHLFYERVVLEQALSDPEFLSQINWLDQFGLSFYKDDLTDESIASQREHVQKARKDLQILAAYNQENISSEHKLSGEILEWLLSTNIKGERFLLHSYPLNPVNGVQRELPAFMVSAHELNSAKDADRYIARLKKFDAKFEQVLTGLQLRKAKGMTPPRFLLESVLDEMRAFTAVSPEENILYTHFCVKINALPGMNPEEAGNLCRQAEQEIRCSVYPAYEKLIAFCQSVLTEASDAAGVSQLPNGEAFYAYSLARNTTANYTPDEVYSKGQNEVDRILTEMHTILDSLNYEFKNVGQQMYLLSIEESTKSTQSNGEYQLRCKIEEALCEADTAFYDLFFSRPAEDIDIRMMRGNRINSHLHSYLPATDTAPAALSVDPSARFAYFGWRAVAVAEGKPGKHYLLSEHSKPEKMPTFRKVIPFSAYTQGYALYSTQLAHEHNFFRNPFDNLGRLQMELYYTALMVTDAGIHSKGWTKSEAIKYLAKTTGIPVPAVEQDVIRIMSVPGEAAMEKAGMMKIMELRQRARVKLGNEFDIREFHEILTRNGPMPLDVLESQVEEYIISRQFDTTSIFEA